From uncultured Fusobacterium sp.:
GCTTATGGATATCTGAAAAGTGAAAAGGGGATTCATAGATTAGTAAGAATCTCTCCATTTGATGCTAATAAGAAAAGACATACATCTTTTGCTTCTGTGGAAGTAGTACCAGAGGTTGATGAGAGTGTTGAGGTTAATATAAAACCTGAAGATTTGAGAATTGATACATACAGAGCTAGTGGAGCAGGGGGACAACATGTTAATATGACAGACTCAGCTGTTAGAATAACTCACTTACCAACTGGAATTGTTGTAACTTGTCAAAGAGAGAGATCTCAATTGAGCAACAGAGAGACAGCAATGAAGATGTTACAATCAAAACTTTTAGAGGTTGAATTAAAGAAAAAAGAGGAAGAGATGAAGAAAATTCAAGGAGAACAAAGTGAGATTGGTTGGGGTAACCAAATAAGATCATATGTTTTCCAACCTTATACTTTAGTGAAAGACCATAGAACATCTGCTGAATCTGGAAATCTAAAAGCTGTTATGGATGGAGATATAGATATCTTTATAAATGGATATTTAAGATGGAATAAAGCTAAATAATTAAAGTAAAATAAATTATTCCTAACATCAAGTTGACGTAATTTAGAAGTGAATATTAGAAGCCCTTAGTGAAATGAAGTTAAGAAAATGCAACGTGTTTGAGCGAAGTTTACGAAGCGAGTTTTGCATTTTCAACGGAATGAGCTATAGGGATTCTTTATTCACTGACATGGAGACAACTTGATGTTAAAAAAGAAATTTAGATAACTGAACTTGACTAATAATCGTTAATGCAAAGGGACTTTATCAAAACATAGCGATATACAAAAAAATGAACTTAGTTTAGTTATATTATAGTTTATTTAAATAGTATATAGAAAAAATAATAAAACTGTGTTAAAATATATGGTAAATTAAAAAACAAAAGGGGTGGAACAATGGAAAAGAGAGTAAGAACAAGAATAGCGCCATCACCTACTGGAGACCCACACGTAGGAACAGCCTATATTGCACTTTTCAACTTAGCTTTTGCAAAGGTAAATAATGGAGATTTCATATTAAGAATAGAGGATACTGACCAGAACAGATATACAGCAGGATCAGAGCAAATGATTTTTGATGCATTACACTGGCTTGATCTTAGCTATGCAGAAGGTCCAGATGTTGGTGGAGAGTATGGACCATACAGACAATCTGAAAGATTTGAAATCTATGGAGATTATGCAAGACAATTAGTAGAAAAAGGTGGAGCATACTACTGCTTCTGTACTCAAGATAGACTTGAAAAATTAAGAGAAAGACAAAAAGCTATGGGAAAAGCTCCTGGATATGATGGACATTGTAGATCTCTTACTAAAGAAGAAATTCAAGCTAAATTAGATGCTGGAGAACCTTATGTAATCAGATTAAAAATGCCTTATGAAGGGGAAACAATTATAAAAGATAGACTAAGAGGAGACATCGTATTTGAAAACAATAAAATAGATGACCAAGTTCTATTAAAAGCGGATGGATTCCCTACTTATCACCTAGCAAACGTTGTAGATGACCATTTAATGGGAATTACTCATGTAATAAGAGCTGAAGAATGGATAGCTTCAACTCCTAAACATATTCAATTATACAAAGCATTTGGTTGGGATGCACCTGAATTTATTCACATGCCTCTACTTAGAAATGCAGATAGAACAAAAATATCAAAAAGAAAAAATCCTGTATCATTAAACTGGTATAGAGATGAAGGATATCTAAAAGAAGGAATAGTAAACTTCTTAGGATTAATGGGATACTCTTTTGGAGAAAACAAAGAGATATTCACATTACAAGAGTTTGTTGAAAACTTTAACATTGATAAAGTTTCACTTGGAGGACCAGTATTTGACCTTGTAAAACTTGGATGGGTAAACAACCACCATATGAGATTAAAAGATCTTGATGAACTTACAAAATTAACTGTTCCTTTCTTCCAAAAACAAGGATATGTTGGAGAAAATGTAAGTGAAAAAGAATATGAAGCTATTAAGAAAATGGTAGCAATTTTAAGAGAATCAGCACAAACAATGAAACAAATAGCTGTTGAAGCAGCTTGTTACTATCAAGATGAATTTGAACTTCCAGTTGTTACTGAAGAAATGAACAAGAAAGAGAGAAAAAGTGTTGAAAAATTAAATGCTTCTATTGAAGATCCAGTTGGAAAAGAAGCTATAAAACTATTTATCTCTAAACTTGAAAAATGGGAAAAAGAAGAGTTTACAGTAGATGAAGCTAAAGATCTTCTTCACTCAGTAATGGATGAAATGGGAGAAGGGCCAGCAAAAGTATTTATGCCTTTAAGAGCTGTAATTACAGGACAAGCTAGAGGGGCAGATCTATTCAATGTACTTTATATCATAGGAAAAACAAGAACATTAAATAGAATTAAAACTATGGTTGCTAAATATAACGTATTATAGTTTTTTTAAGTCAAAGGGAAATTTCTCTTTGACTTTTTTATTATCAGGATAGATTTCTTAATATTTTTATGATATACTATATTTTAAAAAAATAATTAAAAAAAGGAGGGGATATTTTGAAAAAAGTTTACTTTTTTATAATTTTAATATTATTTTCTAGTTGTACTTCTCTTGAAACATTAAAATTAAATAGAGAGTTAAAAAACTCGTTATCTCCTTTAATAGTTGCTAATAGAACAACAGAAAAACATATTATAGATATATTTGGAAAACCATATTTTATAGCTTCAAGAAAAGAGAGCCCATATACTTATGTTTATCACAAAGGAACTTATTATACTAAAAATAGTATTCAAAATAAAAAAATCTTAAAATCATTGCTTCCTGTTGAGATTGTTTACAGTCAAAAAGTAATTAAAGAAACTTTTTTAGAAATCTATTTTGATATTGATACTAAAATAGTTAAGGGGTATAAAATAGAAAAATATCCCGAAAAAAAGAGAAATGTTGTAGCTGACAAAGAAACTCTTGAAAAAATTGAGAGAGAGAAAAAAATGAGGGAAAAATATAGAAATGCAGATCCCACAGATATTTTAAATAATATTTTATTTAAAGAATTATAAAAAATGAGCCCTGAAGCTCATTTTTTTAATTCTTAACTAAATTTTTAATC
This genomic window contains:
- the gltX gene encoding glutamate--tRNA ligase, with amino-acid sequence MEKRVRTRIAPSPTGDPHVGTAYIALFNLAFAKVNNGDFILRIEDTDQNRYTAGSEQMIFDALHWLDLSYAEGPDVGGEYGPYRQSERFEIYGDYARQLVEKGGAYYCFCTQDRLEKLRERQKAMGKAPGYDGHCRSLTKEEIQAKLDAGEPYVIRLKMPYEGETIIKDRLRGDIVFENNKIDDQVLLKADGFPTYHLANVVDDHLMGITHVIRAEEWIASTPKHIQLYKAFGWDAPEFIHMPLLRNADRTKISKRKNPVSLNWYRDEGYLKEGIVNFLGLMGYSFGENKEIFTLQEFVENFNIDKVSLGGPVFDLVKLGWVNNHHMRLKDLDELTKLTVPFFQKQGYVGENVSEKEYEAIKKMVAILRESAQTMKQIAVEAACYYQDEFELPVVTEEMNKKERKSVEKLNASIEDPVGKEAIKLFISKLEKWEKEEFTVDEAKDLLHSVMDEMGEGPAKVFMPLRAVITGQARGADLFNVLYIIGKTRTLNRIKTMVAKYNVL